The Miscanthus floridulus cultivar M001 chromosome 17, ASM1932011v1, whole genome shotgun sequence genome has a window encoding:
- the LOC136516036 gene encoding protein FAR1-RELATED SEQUENCE 5-like, with translation MSQELTDKEIEEFIKNEQVAASEGNNAPINSKYTPQLSMEFKSRDDAHHFFNFYAFLARFQVAITHTRTQSKKRNNEVVKVTMRCTRQGKEKEPKCLEQEEAEVDKDVGKKPVRRRKTNVQQKLDCPCVMMVKEEGGVWKVKTLDLEHNHELCPGDRDQLFSAHKYMIEMEKGLIKTLNDNNIPTRKMVSILSYLRGGLTALPMKKKDISNYRTRLNREVKGSNMTQVLDYFRKKQTENPSFFYKFDLDEDKRIMENV, from the exons ATGAG CCAGGAACTGACGGACAAAGAGATTGAAGAATTCATAAAAAATGAGCAGGTTGCAGCATCTGAAGGCAACAATGCACCAATCAACAGcaagtacaccccacagctatcgATGGAATTTAAAAGTAGGGATGATGCTCACCATTTCTTCAACTTCTATGCGTTCCTAGCTAGATTTCAAGTTGCCATAACACATACAAGAACTCAAAGTAAGAAGAGAAATAATGAGGTAGTCAAAGTGACAATGAGATGCACTcgtcaaggaaaagaaaaggaaccaaaGTGTTTAGAGCAAGAAGAAGCTGAAGTAGACAAGGATGTTGGAAAGAAACCGGTAAGAAGAAGGAAAACAAATGTTCAGCAGAAGTTAGATTGTCCTTGTGTTATGATGgtgaaagaagaaggaggtgtaTGGAAGGTTAAAACTCTTGATTTAGAGCATAATCATGAGCTATGTCCCGGAGACAGGGATCAGCTATTTTCTGCTCACAAGTATatgatagaaatggaaaaaggacttATCAAGACTCTGAACGATAACAATATCCCAACTAGGAAGATGGTTTCTATTCTATCGTATCTTAGAGGGGGGCTTACAGCTCTaccgatgaaaaagaaagatatcaGCAACTACAGGACAAGGCTGAATAGAGAAGTTAAAGGATCAAATATGACACAAGTACTGGATTATTTCAGAAAGAAACAAACTGAGAATCCGTCTTTCTTTTACAAGTTTGATTTAGATGAGGACAAGAGA ATTATGGAGAATGTGTAA